Below is a genomic region from Asterias amurensis chromosome 4, ASM3211899v1.
gtgattgaataatttaaaataaaaaatggcaaattgcaaACTGCATGGtcacttaaaaaaatgtaaataaaaataattaaaaatttgtctcatacaaaacacaaaagtttcATTTATGGTAATGATTAATCAAGATTGCACAACTTTAGTAAACATCAAAGTGAAAAACACttcttaaataaacattttataaatctttaaaaattaaaaaaaaatgtgattttcaaATCAAATGGAAGTCAGCAATTACAACAATGTTACACTTTTACCAAGTTAATAAAATGTTGCCACCATGTGTGTTCAGAATGTTGAATGGGACATCTAATTAGTACAGAACTTCCTGCTGATTGGCGTGCCCAATAGTTTTTGTTGAAAAGTGGATATACCAAGTTTAGTTCTGCCCTAATTAATAAAGATtgcacaaaccaaaattaattattttatatcacTGATGTTTAATTTGTAGCCATACTTAACAAAGATTgcacaattaaaataattactaaTTACTAATTATTTATTTCCGAAATAATTACTGTACCTTcctttttacttgtttacattTGGTTGCAATCTACTGTTTTAAATCAATTATGTCAATGGGACGGGCCGGGATGGCTAAGTTAGAGAACCGCCTGcacatctccccccccccccacccccctcaaCCTCCAAAATATTTTGGGTCCACCACAACGAACTTGTCTGGCGTAAATGAAAAATTCCGGCATCGGGCcgatctcaagtttcaaacCACGGTCCCTTGGACATAGACAGGCCTACTCTTGCCAAAGTTGTCACTATATTTACTTAGGTTCCCTGCTTTAATATGAAATTCTCGTCTACATACAAAATTTGTTATCCAAACTACTTCAGCCAAGGCAAGGAGCAAAGTTACTAAAATAGTTATTACTGTTACAAGGCTCTTCCAAGTTTCCCGCAATTCATGAATGGTCAGGCACgtcaatacatttaaaaacttaacatcaataaagtttttattttattaaattttaacaataaaaaatattaagtttaatttaaaactgtaatatcatttttttattgactataatcaatgttatttttaaaataagagTGGTTTTTAAACTTGATAAATTAACACCGCTGGACGAGGATACAATCTGACACAGTAAAATGGCGTCGCAGTTTTCCTGAACGGCAAGTGTGGAGTGATGATTTTCAAAAGCCAATTGCGCGAAAACGCACAGATAACTTTTTGATTTGCACAGATAGAAAGTTGGGTAAGGAACTGTACAATACTATTATATGATTTTAACTATTCCAATAAAGCCTTTTTCGATTCCCTTTTTGTGTTTGAATGCAAGAGTTGCCGAATAGTGCAACTTTGAAGTAGTGCAATTCGTCAACGTTTCTCAATTCTGCTACTCAACGTTGCACAATAAGGCAACGTTGCCTTAATTGCACTTTGCGCGGACTGAAATACCAATTTCTACCAACACGTGGACActtagtaaaaaaaatggcgGACAAAACAGCTTCACATGTGACCGTGAATGAATTCCATTACTTTCGGGAGCAAATTTATACTTGCACGGGAGAGGACCAGATACCAAGTATTTACGATCAGTGGGCAGACAAATTTAACGAGGTAAGTGTGCTATTAATTGATGCAGTCAGTTCTGACCATGCTCTTCCTCCATGTTGCAATTAAGCCATGATTTCCAAGTTACACTTATGAGATTACATCAACAGGCACTCCAAAATCTTAGCGTGTGCCTCTTGATATAAATTACTGGCGATATTGACAAACGTCTTAAAGATGAATTttagtgttttgtcaaaatcATGTAGGTTGAAATCCATGGTCAAAATTAAATGAAGTAGGGGGATTACTGAGTCATagattgttgtttttgtcaatgtattatttataggcaaaattttaagaaagaaacaataaaaggccgagttggatatgggatttGTCAAGTAGTCAATCGTTGTAAACTCTGGGTTTAACTTGTCCCCATCAGGAAGTCTTAGTTGCCCAGATTTTAAACATGTATTGTcatattattaaataaatgtCTTGTATCTTTTCATCTGATGCATTAATGGTAGCAATCACAACCAATATATTAGGCAAATAAGTTTGCAATTAAACAATCCATTTATTTACAGCATTGTTCCTCAGTGGGCTACGTTGGTCCATCAAACCTGGCGAGTGTCGCATCAGATATCATCAGTGACAAGTCAGCAAGGATCTTGGATGCGGCTTCTGGGACTGGGTTGGTTGGAGAAGAGGTAAAGTTTTGACATCTTTTAATCATATATATTTTGTGGTGTTGCAAAGTCTAGCCATGATGTTGTTCCATATCTTAAAGGCATTtgatgtttggtaattgtcaaagaccagtattctcacttggtgatcccaacatgtgcataaatttaataacaaacctgtgaaaatttggtcattgaagctgcgagagaatagtgaaagaaaaaaaccacccttgttgcacagctttgtgtgctttcagcagatgcctataataaaaggcttcagctgaagtcttttattattcaagtgagaaatttcctctttctctaaaacttcagagggagtcgttttcacaatgtttatacaatcaacagctctccattgctcgtatcagagtttttatactaacaatatTTTTAGTAATCTCACTAACCAGACTCCGTAATCAGCATAAAAGGGAACCAATAAAAAGATCTGATTCTTTTTCCAAACAGTTGAAGAAACTTGGCTTCTTCTGTATCGATGCCTTGGATCCATCTCAAGGTTCACTTGACCAGAGTAAGACACTGGATGCGTACACTAACTACATATGTGACACTCTGGATGAACATCGGACTCAAATACAAGAAGGTATGTTgaacttttgttgttttaatttcatCATTTCATATATTGTTTTGACTCCCCAGGTCACAAACAAATTGTCTGCAACTAAAATatcatcttaaagacagtggacactattggtaaatgtcaatgaccagtcttctcacttggtgtctctcaacatatgcataaaaaaacaaacctgtgaaaatttgagctcaatcggtcgtagaagttgcgagataataatgaaagaaaaaacacccttgtcacacgaagttgtgctctttctgatgcttgatttcgagacctcaagttctaaacttgaggtctcgaaatcaaattcgtggaaaattacttctttctcgaaaactacgtcactctcaaaatgttttatactatcaacctctccccattactcgtaatcaagaaatgttttatgatgataattattttgagtaattaccaatagtgtccatgtccactgcctttaaaggatacATGCGACAATGTGCAATGAATCTCATGACATCACACCTGTATGCTCACATTAAGCAGTGTCTCGATAGGGCCACCATAGCTTTGTTAACCAATGTCAACTCGGTGCAATAAGGTCATTAATTGCAATTTCATATACTTGCAATGGTCAAAAGGTCATCACATCAAAAATAGGTATACAGTTTGGAGGAAAATGACTCAGattaataattatgttttaCTAATGTTTCTTATATTTTGCCAAGCAAATACTTTGAAGACAATATAAATcaatttaccaggagctccaaaatatggAAAAAGCTATTTTATGAAATTATGCAAATTACCCCCAATGACCTTATAGTTTCTGAGCAGattgttattaaaataaatattatagtaCTGTGTATTGTCTCCTGTCACAGATTGCTGTGGTGATGTGTGGAGCCTTTGGGATACCTTTTCATGTGACTGCTTCGTGCTTCCCGGAGCTCATTCGAATTACGAAACCAGGTCAGTTTGAAAAATATTGCTATTTTATATCATTTAAGTTTAACGTATTTAAGTTTCTTAGTAATTTGGTTGTTATTTAGTGtattttaatcaaaattatGACATCATCGAAGGCATAAATCAATCAActtttaatatataaaaaatgtaaatcaGGAGAACCATTAATATTGCTGTAATACATATAATGGTTTTGCACCATATGAAAGCTCTTGACATATTttacaaatcttttaaaaaggtGGCCCCATTAGCCTTTACTTCCTGTCGAAGTGAAGTGAAAATAAACATTCTATTTTTAGTGTacactatattattattactttctaGAATTTTTAGTTTCTTAGTAATTTGAGTGATTCCAATTTGAGTGATTCTTAGTAAATTTAGTTTGCAAATAAGTGTTCTATTTTGCTATTGTTGTATATTTTCTATACTTTCTCTTTCCAGGTGGTTACATCATGTTTACAATGAGCACAAAGATACTGGAGGAATGGCAGGATAGGGTCACAGCAGCCATTGATTCTTTTATTCAACAGGGAATGTGGGAACTTAAGGAGACGCGCTGGATTCTTTATCATGTGCATGATACCATTAGTGAAAAGGCAAAAGTCACAATTCTTAGAGTTAAGAAAAATTGCACTTTATaaatcttacttatttattcaaattattataaaacatttaacAAACAATACTTTTGGTGATTACTTAAACTAGAAGTTGAACATAAGACTAAAAATGTTTGCATAGACTAAACATTTATGCAATATAcatcttctttttttataaacaattatAGACCAATCTGAAAATCACCTTTTTTATATGAGTGTattgtttgttgttaaaaacggggaaatttgttttgttcctGTGCATCAAAATCGGCAATCTTAAAagttgttctcttttttttcttcttacggattcccttttttaatcgattaagaaagaaaatctttgcaaaaaaaacaccGTGCCACATTTTAAAATGGCCACGCGCCCAACAGTGCAACACTGATCGAAAATATTACTCAAACTGTGGCACCAACTTGGTAGCTCTCCTCTGTACCTTTTCTAAAACTTAATGTCTTTCGTGAATTCAGGATTCCAGGCTTGGACGCAATATTCCAACTGCGGCCTTAGTAGGTTTTGTACAGAATTGAAAAGTTGTCGACATGCTTGATTAATTCAGTTGTGCCCAAAATTGTAGCCCATATAGTAGTGTGTATATTGACAGATTCAATTGAACATGCAAATATATTTGCATTTGCCAGCATTAAAACGTATAGCAGCCATGTTTGTCTGACCATTTCTTGAGGTATAGTTGAATGTTGCTGCATCTTCTACGGTATTTACTGGAAATTATTGTACTGTATAATTTGGCAAGGCTGTGTACTTTTGTATCTCTGTTCTTATGTCTCATGTTATATAACTCTATTCAAATGGTaaataatcattaaaaaaaaacgcggCTATGCCTATGGTGCGAGTGAATAGTCATTTAAATGATCCCAGACGAAGAATaataaaatttgaagaaaacaaacaatagcCCATCAGCTGGTTGTCTGTCAGACgaccatttaaagccattggacactttcggtaaacagtattgtccaaggcccacacttcgtgtatcacaacttgtatataaaataacaaacctgtgaaaatttaggctcaatcggtcatcggagtcgggaggaaaataacgagaaaacccacccttgtttccgcacgtttcgccgtgtcatgacatgtgtttaaaataaatccgtaattctcgatatcgagaattggtattgttttaatgttttctcaaaaagtaaaagcatttcatagaataatatttcaagagaagtctttcaccattaccttctgtaaaccctgtaagttatttgtaaatctgtgaagtttaaacaaaaattctgttccgaaagtgtccaatggctttaacaaaaggCAGGACTAAAtatgtttcatttatttatttggtggcCTTATCCCATTGACCGATCTCGTCCGATGCGGGGCGTGACCACATAATAATTTTCGtcgttttattatttcatactgGCTGTTTCGTCTACCCTGAGTAGAGTCAGAGTAGTGGATGTTGAAATTATAATTTTAGCATGATAACAAACCCGTTTTGCACCAGAACTTGACCTTTTTACAGATTATTCACGCGGCATCTAGGCCTAACTCGGTAAGTGAAGTTTCTATATTATTTCGTCGTCGTCGCAAATGGGTCCGCTATCTTTTTTACGATGTTCGACGGTGGTTAAAAGCTCCCTGGATTACCTTTTACttatagacatataaataaaaacgacattttactaacaacaggttcatatttaactgtatttttttagatttgcttatttttcaaatttacagcttaaaattgtcattatggtctgtaaattgctctcgaaacaggattttaaagcaacaaatttttgttttaccattttttcctccaaatcgtgaaaaatatgctgtagattttacgactcaatctaattttgctatgctaactttttacaaaatggaTAAGTCACACGTATTTGTTGCATTATATCACACTCGTTGTCGTGTTTTAGTTTCAAGGGATACAACAATCTATCCCTTCCTCTTTTTCGGTTGGTTTTTAGCAGCAAAGGACAAACAAATCTATCCCTTCTACTTTTCAGCTTGATTTAAGcaccaaaggataaacaaaactatcccctcctctttttggctaagtttgtgcacccaatattgactttgttctcccaaaggtattttatggagaaaaacagtatagttttaacattttgaaaacatcttcaagaaaagttGCTATTAATTACCAAAAACAGTACAAAActaaaaatggtttatttaattgtgaacctgtttatttttggttatttgtcaagtatcttaaaatattcattatggtCTGAGAATTGctctcgaaacaggattttgctatgctaacgttttaaaaatagataaattcCACTTATTTGTTACAATATATCGCACATTTTGCCGTGTTTGAGTTTCAAGGGGTAAACAAATCTACCCCTCCTACTTTTTGGTTGGTTTAgagcagcaaaggataaacaaatttaTCCCTCCAacttttcagcttgatttgagcaacaaaggataaacaaatctaacCCTCCTTTTTCttgctaagtttgtgcacccgatactgagtttgttctcccaaaaatattttatagagaaaacagcataatttcaacactttgaaaacactccttcaagaaaatttgctatatattaccgaaaaaggcaaaaaataaaaaatcatagttaattgtgaacctgtttaacatactgtagcaattacttgtatttttacaagctactgcatgaggagcttgagattttacttgaacaacagtgttgcatataatatgtcggttttatttaaataagaagagtccctcaagcattgattttacctactagttcgaccaattactagcaatattaaggcttacatttatttataaggatttaagtaaaagactagtaaaagcaaatgctagtttttatttatctggcccaTTATCTCCCATTATGTACCCTAGCTTCCCATCCTATGTAATTGAACCACATCCATCTCTTCATTACTTGTCTTATTTTGCCATCTTGTCGCTTCTATTACGAATTCGTTGTGTCATGTATTATGTTCATCTGTCCTTTTTTTctatttgtctgtctgtctgtccgtctgtctgtTTGGCTGTTTTTTGCAAGCTTTATGCATCGTTTTAGATTTAAACTGACCATCAAATAACGTGAGTTACATGCATGATCAAGTATAGGCAGAAACCATTTAGTCAAAAATACCTCTCAAAAAACGTCAAATATCCAGAGGATGTACGGAGGGATTTCAGGAATGAGAGATCTGTCCCTCATCATAACGTTCAGTAAAAAAATCAGAGGATGAACGAAATTTTTTTTCACTTGTCGATGTTTATAGCCATTTTAGGGGTGACGTTTTGTAACGCCACAAACTCGCCCCTGGACCCATTCATACACGTTGGCCGCTGCAAAGCCAACGAAaaattttggtaaaaatgtgtaagcattttatgtaaaactAACCAGTTTAACAATGGAAAATGCTCTTACAATAAGTACTGTTATGTTTTCAGTGCTGATTTCAGCGGTATTCATGTTAtctttctatttttaaaatggagtGTACCCACAACGCGCTAGCAAATGATTGCGCAATACCTCTTCCGCCCCCTCCAGTCCGATCACACGTGACGCGTCGCGAGTctataggtcacgtgatcacatgtaaacattggtagcGCAATCATCTCTGCAGTCTAGCAGCTGCAGTGAGTTGGACAACATCGCGAGCGAGCAGGTAACTCAAAATTACTTCTGAATGTTATTTGATGGTCAGTTTAAATCTAAAACGATGCAATTTGAGGGATGGGATTGGACCGATGTTAAATTAAAAGAGATATATTTATAATATCAGTTCAAAAACAAGTTGCAAAACAAGCAGTGGCTACGCCgccttactcctagaactatttcggtttcgtccggctatcgtctcccgtaacgagacgatagccggacgaaaccgaaatagttctaggagtaacgcCGCCTTACCTAAGTAACtgacaaatattatttaatgaAGGCAGGCCactgggaaaaaacaaaaaaacaaaaaacaagcagCTAACACTGCTTTTTTGTGATCTGTAtgttttttgctttgttttccgTAGTTAATATTTTGCCATTGCTTGTAAATGTTGTATTATATTATAGTATTACGGCACAATATTACTTCATGTATTATCAAATCATTATTCCATTTGCTTGTAAAACATAATTCTTTATTCACtccttattgttttgtttatttatttggatttggaaataataaagtgaattgaattgaaaattgaaaaatttgacTGGGGCCAGCCCTATCCCCActttgtgtggccaaggctaacTGAATCCCtaagccttggccacacaagtggggcttgGGCCGGCCCCTGAAGTGAAAGAGAGCCATATTAACAgctcaaggttcaaggttcaaggttcattttatttccacagtatcaaaagacaaaaaaaaaaagaacaatatcaaacagcagtcacaagaaattattacaacaatgaaaaaataattgtttcacaACATAGGTTTGAAGAAATAGATGCAACACAAGGTGGGCTAAAACAGGGCTACTTCAACTTGTAAGTTGTAACTACATGTCGTTCCGCTATcgaaattcataatcatagttCTAGCATGTCTTGAGTAGGGCTAGGATAGGAGTAAAACAGGGCATCAGTCGACGTACTCCTACCATTTCTACCTCTGTGCTCCTACCTACTAGAACACATGAGGTTCGTCATCGTCTCCACAAGACGATAGCGTAAAGATTAAGAGCCTCATCATAGTTCCATGATGACTGACTGGCAgaggtcctactacttgccgtcaactcacttgtgccgtcaactcgccgtcaactcct
It encodes:
- the LOC139936564 gene encoding methyltransferase-like protein 27; the encoded protein is MADKTASHVTVNEFHYFREQIYTCTGEDQIPSIYDQWADKFNEHCSSVGYVGPSNLASVASDIISDKSARILDAASGTGLVGEELKKLGFFCIDALDPSQGSLDQSKTLDAYTNYICDTLDEHRTQIQEDCCGDVWSLWDTFSCDCFVLPGAHSNYETRWLHHVYNEHKDTGGMAG